The DNA segment GCTAAATTTTTCCTAAGTATTATATCATAATTATTCCAAAATTTTGAGTCTAAATTTCAATTCTGGGATTTTATCAAAAAGTACACTTTTTGACAGTCGCAGTTAGTGGATTTGCATGCTGATGTGTATGTTATCTCGGCAAGAGGAGGTCTTGATTAATTTGCATTTTTTGCATTTGATATACCCCCACGACTAAAGTAAATCCTATGCGGAGGGAATTATGCACCGGTTGCTGTGCTTGCGCAGCTCGTTGTCCACGCCAATGTATTGCTATGTGCACGGATGAAGAGGGTTTTCTGTATTCTGTAACAAACGAGAAAAAGTGTGTGAAGTGCGGTGTTTGCGAATCTCACTGTCCTGTATTCAATAAATCCTCAATATATAAATCCTCAATATAAATCCTCAATCCTCAATCTCAATATTGATAGATCCACATCGATAGATCCACGCAACTAGGAATGCCTGCCTCGGACGCAAACAGTTCGGGGCAGGAAAAAAGATGCTCAAATCCGCTCTCAATCAGGATGTATTCAGGATATATTATTGGAAGATTCTTTTTACTCAAAAGTAAATGCTGTTGCCCTGGACCCAGATGGATATTCTCTCGACTTTCGTCCCATCATAGAGTAAAATCATTTTATAATGTCGTCTCTAAAAACACTGTGAAGGTTATACATAGTATCTGAATAGGCTATAATATTAATATTCAATCTGACTGAATAAATTTAAGTGTTATAATGTGTTATGGTGAATGGTAAAATGTTATGCGGTGTATCAAGCGGCGTAGGTAACAGAGCTACGCGTTTCGACAACAAGGAGGTGGGCTGGTGAAGGCGAAATTTGCGATTGATTTTGGAGTCTAGTAGATGGTTCATACGCGTTCCAATAGCCGCTGACGTTGAAGCCGAAAACCGAGGCCGTGTAGTGGTTATTGACTGGGGCATCCGAGCGTTTGGGGAAATACTATGCGAAACATATCTACTCGTTATAAGCAGGTATGAATGCACTGAAAGGATCGGTGTCGAATATGAACAAAATCTGTAAGAAACTGCGCTTTATCTCATTCTCGTTCTTATTCTCGTTAGTGCTGGTTCTGTTATTGGCAGAAACAGGGATGGCGGACAATCGAGCCAAGTATATTTTCGTGTTCATTGGAGACGGGACGTCGATTCCTCAAAGAAACGCGGCGGAGCTTTATCTTGCGAGTCAAAGCAATCCAAAAGATCTGGGATTGGCCGTTTTACGCGCCGAAAACAAATTTCCCCAAGGCAACGGTGTCGCGGATTTCAAACCTTCGATCCAGCGCATGTTGATGAGCACCTTTCCCGGTCAGGGATTTTCCAGCACGTATTCCGCCAATTCCTTGATCACGGACTCCTCGTCCTCTGGGACGGCCATCGCCACAGGGCACAAAACCCGGGACGGAGTCGTGGGAATGGACCCGACAGCAACAGAAAAATACGTCTCTATGGCAAAAATAGCGAAAGACAAAGGGATGAAAGTTGGCATCATTTCCACAGTTTCTATTGAACACGCGACGCCGGCGTCCTTTTACGCCTGTTCACCTCATCGCGATTTTTACTATGAGATCGCGCTGCAAATTCCAGAGAGCGGGTTCGACTTCTTCGGTGGCGGCGGTTTCAAACAACCCCAAGGCGCTAAAAACGATCAAAAGCATATCTTTGAGATCTTGAAAGAAGCCAATTACACGGTTTACGACACCAGAGAAGGCTTCGACAAAATCAAAGCCGGCGACGATAAAATTCTCACTATCAATCCTGTGCTGGATAACGATGCCGCTCTCCCTTACGCGCTTGACCAGGCGGAAGGGGAAATCACCTTTGCGGAGTTTGTCGCGAAAGGGATCGAGGTTCTCGACAATCCCAACGGCTTTTTTATGATGGCCGAATGCGGCAAAGTCGACTGGGCATGTCACGCCAACGACGCGGTATCCACGGTCCTGGATGTCCTCACCCTCGATGAGGCCGTAAAAGTTGCCTACAAGTTTTACGAAAAACATCCGGATGAAACATTGATCGTAGTAACGGGCGACCATGAGACGGGCGGAATGACCGTGGGATTCGCGGGAACCCGTTACGACTCGTTTTTGACAAAGCTCCAGGCTCAAAAGGGCTCTTATCTCGCCTTCAACGCGGAGATAGCCGCTTTCAGGAGCGCGAACCCCAGCGCCAAATTGGAGGATGCTCTGCCTTTGGTAGAGAGCTTTTTTGGCCTGAAACGTTACTCCCAAGAAGAAATGGAGAAGCTGGACGAGCGTGCCAAGGCAGGGGATACTGAAGCCTACGAAATTTTGGGCATGGCCCTCAAGGACTACGAAATAGCGGATCTGGAAAAGGCGTTCGCTATGAGTATGCAAGCCCCTCAAGAACGTCCGACAAACGACGACGTCTACTATCTTTCCTACGGAAGCTATGAGCCTTTCACCGTGACGCTGACGCACATCCTGAACCACAAGGCCGGCATCGGCTGGACAACTTACTCGCATACGGGTCTGCCCACACCCGTCTCCGTCATTGGAGTAGGGCATGAGCAGTTCAACGGCTACTATGACAACACGGATATTTTTAAAAAAGTTATCGCGATTGGACAGTTTTGAAAATTAAATTGGACAGTTTTGAAAATTAAAATGAAACGATTTTCTTTTCTTCTTTTCCACTTTTTCCACGGCGCCCATAAGAAGGACATCGCCTTTTCGGGCGTCGTTTTTCTTATCTGCGTGGCGTTGTATTTCATCCCTACAGGGTTTGAAGATCGCTTACCTAAGGAGACAGAACAACTTGAAGGGGAAATCATCGCCGTCGATAATTCTCAGATGGAGCAGCACGGTCTGGTTCTTTCGGGCTCGCAGGGCGTCGAGGTAAAACTGCTCGATGGGAAATGGAAGGGCCAAATTATCCGTACCGGCAATCACTTTCTGGGAAAGATGGAACTCGACAGGGTTTTTGAACCGGGAGACCACGCCTTGGTGAGCGTCACGTCCAACGGCGACGCTATTACGTGGGGACATACTGGGGACTATTACCGTTTACGGATGGAGCTTATCCTGCTGGCTATTTTTTCGATTTTTTTGCTTCTTTACGGAGGTTTTTTCGGATTTCAGGCTATACTTTCTTTTTTCTTCACGGGGTTGGTTCTGTGGAAATTGACGATTCCTTCCATGTTGAAGGGCATAGATCCGGTTTTGCTGAGCTTTGTCATCGTATGCATTTTATCCGCTGTTATTCTGTTTTTGGTCGCGGGGCTGAACCGAAAGGGAATTATCGCTTTCATGGGCGCGGCTACTGGTTTGGGGGTCACCGCGCTCATGACTCTTTATTGCACTCGTCCGTTCCAGATCAGTGGAGCGGTTCGTCCTTTTTCGGAGACCTTGTTGTACTCGGGGTTTACTCACCTCAACCTCACCCGCATTTTCATCGCCGGCGTTGTTCTCTCCGCTTCTGGGGCAGTCATGGATCTTGCTATGGACATCTCGGCGGCAATGAGCGAAATTGTCCACCATAATCCAAACATCTCTCGTAAGGAGCTGTTTTTCTCCGGGAACGCCATCGGGCGATCCGTCATCGGCACGATGACGACAACGCTTCTTCTCGCCTATAGCGGCGGATACCTAGCCATGCTCATGCTTTTCATGGGACAAGGAATACCCGAAGCCAACATCCTCAACATGAACTATGTGGCGGCGGAA comes from the Synergistaceae bacterium genome and includes:
- a CDS encoding 4Fe-4S binding protein, whose amino-acid sequence is MCTDEEGFLYSVTNEKKCVKCGVCESHCPVFNKSSIYKSSI
- a CDS encoding alkaline phosphatase, with translation MADNRAKYIFVFIGDGTSIPQRNAAELYLASQSNPKDLGLAVLRAENKFPQGNGVADFKPSIQRMLMSTFPGQGFSSTYSANSLITDSSSSGTAIATGHKTRDGVVGMDPTATEKYVSMAKIAKDKGMKVGIISTVSIEHATPASFYACSPHRDFYYEIALQIPESGFDFFGGGGFKQPQGAKNDQKHIFEILKEANYTVYDTREGFDKIKAGDDKILTINPVLDNDAALPYALDQAEGEITFAEFVAKGIEVLDNPNGFFMMAECGKVDWACHANDAVSTVLDVLTLDEAVKVAYKFYEKHPDETLIVVTGDHETGGMTVGFAGTRYDSFLTKLQAQKGSYLAFNAEIAAFRSANPSAKLEDALPLVESFFGLKRYSQEEMEKLDERAKAGDTEAYEILGMALKDYEIADLEKAFAMSMQAPQERPTNDDVYYLSYGSYEPFTVTLTHILNHKAGIGWTTYSHTGLPTPVSVIGVGHEQFNGYYDNTDIFKKVIAIGQF
- a CDS encoding YibE/F family protein, whose protein sequence is MKRFSFLLFHFFHGAHKKDIAFSGVVFLICVALYFIPTGFEDRLPKETEQLEGEIIAVDNSQMEQHGLVLSGSQGVEVKLLDGKWKGQIIRTGNHFLGKMELDRVFEPGDHALVSVTSNGDAITWGHTGDYYRLRMELILLAIFSIFLLLYGGFFGFQAILSFFFTGLVLWKLTIPSMLKGIDPVLLSFVIVCILSAVILFLVAGLNRKGIIAFMGAATGLGVTALMTLYCTRPFQISGAVRPFSETLLYSGFTHLNLTRIFIAGVVLSASGAVMDLAMDISAAMSEIVHHNPNISRKELFFSGNAIGRSVIGTMTTTLLLAYSGGYLAMLMLFMGQGIPEANILNMNYVAAEILHTLVGSFGLVLVAPITTIMGTLLYLPRRR